One part of the Candidatus Binatia bacterium genome encodes these proteins:
- a CDS encoding amidase family protein, whose product MAGAILLALVLAACSDAPAPLDPATLTIAELHAALRDGRTTCVEIARRSLARIAALDDAGPALNAVLETNPDALAIAAELDAAYAERGPVGPLHCVPLAVKDNYGTGDRMRTTAASLTMGDFVAREDALSIAKLRAAGALPIAKVNMDEFATGATGYSSRGGQTLGAYKLNRIPGGSSGGSAVAVAAGMAVLATGSDTAGSIRIPAAFNSLVGIKPTLGLIGRSGIVPASLDLDVPGPLARTVTDAAIALGAMTGIDPGDPATEASAGRFFTDYTPFLDPDGLRGARLGVLRELLGNPLGGLNPEVDATLASSLAAMGAHGATLVDPTTVPHVVGEDDFFEMLVVLGSGSFAPDVDAYFATDGAGAPVRSAEDILRAARALGPDVVKNLPQLEAAVATVVTPEQRAHALALRARLVDAVVGAMDAAGVEALVFPTLLCPATPLPGVIDPDFVCVGAPPMPYAFGEAFGGDPILLASLAGLPEITVPAGYTRDGAPIGVSFLGRPFSEPTLLRLAYAFEQATQARRPPSFGSSAAG is encoded by the coding sequence GTGGCGGGCGCGATCCTGCTCGCGCTCGTGCTCGCGGCTTGCAGCGACGCCCCCGCGCCGCTCGATCCCGCGACGCTGACGATCGCCGAGCTGCACGCCGCGCTGCGCGACGGGCGCACGACCTGCGTCGAGATCGCCCGCCGGTCGCTCGCGCGCATCGCCGCGCTCGACGACGCAGGCCCCGCGCTCAACGCCGTTCTCGAGACCAACCCCGACGCGCTCGCGATCGCCGCCGAGCTCGACGCCGCCTACGCCGAGCGCGGACCGGTCGGGCCGCTGCACTGCGTGCCGCTCGCCGTCAAGGACAATTATGGAACCGGCGACCGCATGCGCACCACCGCGGCGTCGCTGACCATGGGCGACTTCGTCGCGCGCGAGGACGCGCTCTCGATCGCCAAGCTGCGCGCCGCGGGCGCGCTGCCGATCGCCAAGGTCAACATGGACGAGTTCGCGACCGGCGCGACGGGCTACAGCTCGCGCGGCGGCCAGACGCTCGGCGCGTACAAGCTGAACCGCATCCCCGGCGGCTCGAGCGGCGGCTCGGCGGTCGCGGTCGCCGCCGGCATGGCCGTGCTCGCGACCGGCAGCGACACCGCGGGCTCGATCCGCATCCCGGCCGCGTTCAACTCGCTGGTCGGCATCAAGCCGACGCTCGGCCTCATCGGCCGCTCGGGGATCGTCCCGGCGTCGCTCGACCTCGACGTCCCGGGTCCGCTCGCGCGCACCGTGACGGACGCCGCGATCGCGCTCGGCGCGATGACCGGCATCGACCCGGGCGATCCGGCGACCGAGGCGAGCGCCGGGCGCTTCTTCACCGACTACACGCCGTTCCTCGACCCGGACGGCCTGCGCGGCGCGCGGCTCGGCGTGCTGCGCGAGCTGCTCGGCAACCCGCTCGGCGGGCTCAATCCGGAGGTCGACGCGACGCTCGCGTCGAGCCTCGCGGCGATGGGCGCGCACGGCGCGACGCTCGTCGATCCGACCACGGTGCCGCACGTCGTCGGCGAGGACGACTTCTTCGAGATGCTGGTCGTGCTCGGCAGCGGCTCGTTCGCGCCCGACGTCGACGCGTACTTCGCGACCGACGGCGCGGGCGCGCCGGTCCGGAGCGCGGAGGACATCCTTCGTGCGGCGCGCGCGCTCGGCCCCGACGTCGTCAAGAACCTGCCGCAGCTCGAAGCGGCGGTCGCGACCGTCGTGACGCCGGAGCAGCGCGCGCACGCGCTCGCGCTGCGGGCGCGGCTCGTCGATGCGGTCGTCGGCGCGATGGACGCGGCGGGCGTCGAGGCGCTGGTCTTTCCCACGCTGCTCTGCCCCGCGACGCCGCTGCCGGGCGTGATCGATCCGGACTTCGTCTGCGTCGGCGCGCCGCCGATGCCGTACGCGTTCGGCGAAGCGTTCGGCGGCGACCCGATCCTACTCGCCTCGCTCGCAGGTCTCCCCGAGATCACCGTGCCGGCGGGCTACACCCGAGACGGCGCGCCGATCGGGGTCTCGTTCCTCGGACGTCCGTTCAGCGAGCCGACGCTCCTTCGCCTCGCGTACGCTTTCGAGCAGGCGACGCAGGCGCGGCGGCCGCCGTCTTTCGGCTCGTCCGCAGCCGGCTGA
- a CDS encoding TetR/AcrR family transcriptional regulator: MEGEITTRPGRPRSEAAKRAILRAALTLLKKHGVAGVTAEAVAERAGVSKATLYRWWPCAAAAAMDAFFEEINSRLPSVTTDAPLEDLRGRARHVARLLGGELGDALAELIATTHTDARLKEVFQERYLRPKRENLRREVDRAIAAGALRDDVDRDVMIDVICGAYYYRKLVRHIDTTPRTMDEIMSCVLEGLMPRAARAQRPTSSARTERATSRTQRRTPRTQRAAQPQRARVSRLRTSRKTAAAAPASPARKRTRGEGASAR; this comes from the coding sequence ATGGAGGGAGAGATCACGACGCGGCCGGGCCGTCCGCGGAGCGAAGCGGCGAAACGCGCGATCCTGCGCGCGGCGCTCACGCTGCTGAAGAAGCACGGCGTCGCCGGCGTGACGGCCGAGGCAGTAGCGGAGCGTGCCGGCGTCAGCAAGGCCACGCTCTACCGCTGGTGGCCGTGCGCGGCCGCGGCGGCGATGGACGCGTTCTTCGAGGAGATCAACTCGCGCCTGCCGTCGGTCACGACGGACGCGCCGCTCGAGGACCTGCGCGGTCGCGCGCGCCACGTCGCGCGTCTGCTGGGCGGCGAGCTGGGCGACGCGCTCGCCGAGCTCATCGCCACGACGCACACCGACGCCCGCCTCAAGGAGGTCTTCCAGGAGCGCTATCTGCGCCCGAAGCGCGAGAACCTGCGTCGCGAGGTCGACCGTGCGATCGCGGCGGGCGCGCTGCGCGACGACGTCGATCGCGACGTGATGATCGACGTCATCTGCGGCGCGTATTACTACCGCAAGCTCGTCCGGCACATCGACACGACGCCGCGCACGATGGACGAGATCATGAGCTGCGTGCTCGAGGGCCTCATGCCGCGTGCGGCGCGCGCGCAGCGTCCGACGTCGTCCGCGCGCACGGAGCGCGCCACGTCACGCACGCAGCGCAGGACGCCGCGCACGCAGCGCGCAGCTCAGCCCCAGCGCGCGCGCGTCAGCCGGCTGCGGACGAGCCGAAAGACGGCGGCCGCCGCGCCTGCGTCGCCTGCTCGAAAGCGTACGCGAGGCGAAGGAGCGTCGGCTCGCTGA
- a CDS encoding efflux transporter outer membrane subunit, which produces MVSSNAFRPLTIALAPVFLAACMVGPDYVRPEPPLPPAWHTSVEPVSFEPGAPVGRWWDQFRDPELTRLVERAVHANLDLVQATARVAEAQALYGATASALFPAIDAQGDVFRQRSSVNALFPGGDEDTLYQIGVSAGWEVDLWGRVRRSVESAGASLEASDEDRRAVLVAVMAEVARSYLDARTLQQRLAVARKNLESQRQIVELTRVRFEGGIASSLDVAQAESVYASTRTIIPPFESALAQQFNRLSVLLGENPGAIAEELAQPAPIPPPPAALTVSLPADVVRQRPDVRRAERELAAQTARIGVATAELYPRLTLLGQFGFDATKAADLFQGPSRSYSVGPSVTWPVFDAGRIRSLIGAEEARTAQALARYEQTILLAFEEVENALVAFARLRDEREATLDAVDAANLSLELSTALYKDGLVDFQNVLDAQRTVLQFEDQLARVDGALVQSLVQLYRALGGGWAAMEPPVEEGPQQAHGRPEEAGHA; this is translated from the coding sequence ATGGTGTCGTCCAACGCTTTCCGTCCCCTCACCATCGCTCTCGCACCCGTCTTTCTGGCCGCCTGCATGGTGGGACCGGACTACGTCCGCCCGGAGCCGCCTCTGCCGCCCGCCTGGCACACGAGCGTGGAACCGGTCTCCTTCGAGCCCGGCGCCCCGGTCGGACGCTGGTGGGACCAGTTCCGCGACCCGGAGCTGACGCGCCTCGTGGAGCGCGCGGTGCATGCGAACCTCGACCTCGTGCAGGCGACGGCGCGCGTCGCCGAGGCGCAGGCGCTCTACGGCGCCACGGCGTCGGCGCTGTTCCCCGCGATCGACGCGCAGGGTGACGTCTTTCGCCAGCGCTCGAGCGTGAACGCGCTCTTCCCGGGCGGCGACGAGGACACGCTCTACCAGATCGGCGTGTCGGCGGGCTGGGAGGTCGATCTCTGGGGGCGCGTGCGGCGCTCGGTCGAGTCGGCGGGCGCGAGCCTGGAAGCGAGCGACGAGGACCGGCGCGCGGTGCTGGTCGCGGTGATGGCCGAGGTCGCGCGCTCCTACCTCGACGCGCGCACGCTGCAGCAGCGTCTGGCGGTCGCGCGCAAGAACCTCGAGTCGCAGCGCCAGATCGTCGAGCTGACGCGGGTGCGCTTCGAGGGCGGCATCGCGTCGTCACTCGATGTGGCGCAGGCAGAGAGCGTCTACGCGAGCACGCGCACGATCATCCCGCCGTTCGAGTCCGCGCTCGCGCAGCAGTTCAACCGGCTGAGCGTGCTGCTCGGCGAGAACCCGGGCGCGATCGCGGAGGAGCTCGCGCAGCCCGCGCCGATCCCGCCGCCGCCGGCGGCGCTCACCGTCTCGCTGCCGGCCGACGTCGTGCGCCAGCGCCCCGACGTGCGCCGCGCCGAGCGCGAGCTCGCGGCGCAGACGGCGCGCATCGGCGTCGCGACCGCGGAGCTCTACCCGCGCCTCACGCTGCTCGGCCAGTTCGGCTTCGACGCGACCAAGGCGGCCGACCTCTTCCAAGGTCCGAGTCGGTCCTACTCGGTGGGCCCATCGGTGACGTGGCCGGTGTTCGACGCCGGACGCATCCGCTCGCTGATCGGCGCCGAGGAAGCGCGCACCGCGCAAGCGCTCGCCCGCTACGAGCAGACGATCCTGCTCGCGTTCGAGGAGGTCGAGAACGCGCTGGTTGCGTTCGCGCGGCTGCGCGACGAGCGCGAGGCGACGCTCGACGCGGTCGACGCGGCGAACCTCTCTCTCGAGCTCTCGACCGCGCTCTACAAGGACGGGCTCGTGGATTTCCAGAACGTCCTCGACGCGCAGCGCACCGTGCTGCAGTTCGAGGATCAGCTCGCTCGCGTCGACGGCGCGCTGGTGCAGAGCCTGGTGCAGCTCTACCGCGCGCTCGGCGGAGGCTGGGCCGCGATGGAGCCGCCGGTGGAGGAGGGACCGCAGCAGGCGCACGGACGGCCCGAGGAAGCAGGTCACGCATGA
- a CDS encoding efflux RND transporter periplasmic adaptor subunit — MRSSITSNRLVAALAAATLLIAAACSPPPPPPPPPPKVVVAHPLDREVTEWDEYTARFEATDYVEIRPRVGGYLEKVHFTDGATVEEGTLLFTIDPRPYEAILRRAEGDLAVAKARLDLARKRLERADSLVARNAISREEADTRAAEARQAEAAVLAAQAAVDAAKLDVEFTKVRAPISGRVGRKLVTEGNLVNGGSGTQGTLLTTVVSLDPMYVYFDADERAFLKYQRLAQLGERPNWRDARVPVEIALADEESFPHTGYIDFVDNQLDAGTGTMIFRAVVENPYGQFTPGLFARLRLPGRGRYRALLIPDEAVVSDQARKMVYVVDDQNVAHSRPVALGSMFDGMRIVREGLLPTDRVVVSGVQRVRPGAPVEPEERTLTTVAQGQPNGPATSPPAFVEDGK, encoded by the coding sequence ATGAGGAGCTCGATCACCAGCAACCGGCTCGTCGCAGCGCTCGCGGCCGCGACGCTGCTCATCGCCGCCGCGTGCAGCCCGCCGCCCCCTCCGCCGCCACCGCCGCCCAAGGTCGTGGTCGCGCACCCACTCGACCGCGAGGTCACCGAGTGGGACGAGTACACGGCGCGCTTCGAGGCCACCGACTACGTCGAGATCCGGCCGCGCGTCGGCGGCTACCTCGAGAAGGTGCACTTCACCGACGGCGCCACCGTCGAGGAGGGCACGCTGCTCTTCACCATCGACCCGCGCCCCTACGAGGCGATCCTGCGGCGCGCCGAGGGCGATCTCGCGGTCGCGAAAGCGCGCCTCGACCTCGCGCGCAAGCGCCTCGAGCGCGCCGACAGCCTGGTCGCGCGCAACGCGATCTCGCGCGAGGAGGCCGACACGCGCGCCGCGGAAGCGCGTCAAGCAGAAGCGGCGGTGCTCGCCGCGCAGGCCGCGGTCGACGCGGCGAAGCTCGACGTCGAGTTCACGAAGGTGCGCGCGCCGATCTCGGGCCGCGTCGGACGCAAGCTCGTCACCGAGGGCAACCTGGTGAACGGCGGCTCCGGCACGCAGGGCACGCTGCTCACCACGGTCGTGTCGCTCGACCCGATGTACGTCTACTTCGACGCCGACGAGCGCGCCTTCCTCAAGTACCAGCGGCTCGCGCAGCTCGGCGAGCGGCCGAACTGGCGCGACGCGCGCGTCCCGGTCGAGATCGCGCTCGCCGACGAGGAGTCGTTCCCGCACACGGGCTACATCGACTTCGTCGACAACCAGCTCGACGCCGGCACCGGCACGATGATCTTCCGCGCCGTGGTCGAGAATCCCTACGGGCAGTTCACGCCTGGCCTGTTCGCGCGTCTGCGTCTGCCAGGACGCGGACGCTACCGCGCGCTGCTCATCCCGGACGAGGCGGTGGTCAGCGACCAGGCGCGCAAGATGGTCTACGTCGTCGACGACCAGAACGTCGCGCACAGCCGGCCCGTCGCGCTGGGCTCGATGTTCGACGGCATGCGCATCGTCCGCGAAGGTCTGCTGCCGACCGACCGCGTCGTCGTGAGCGGCGTGCAGCGCGTCCGGCCGGGCGCGCCGGTCGAGCCCGAGGAGAGGACGCTCACCACGGTCGCGCAGGGACAGCCGAACGGTCCGGCGACCTCGCCGCCCGCGTTCGTCGAGGACGGGAAGTGA
- a CDS encoding multidrug efflux RND transporter permease subunit, translated as MRISHFFIDRPIFAAVLSIVIVILGALSYNALPVAQYPEVVPPTIVVRASYPGAPPEVIAETVATPIEQEVNGVEDMLYMSSQSTTDGQMTLTITFKLGTDLDKAQVLVQNRVATAEPRLPEEVRRIGVTTLKSSPDLLMVVHLLSPDERYDQLYIGNYALIQLRDQLARIDGVGEVSLFGLREYSMRVWLDPERLAARNLATSDVVQALREQNVQVASGIIGQPPVGKEVAFQLPVTTLGRLLEPEQFENVVIKRGEDGRITRLRDVARIELGARDYGVNSYLDNQPAVAMAILQRPGSNALATADAVQAKMDELSKSFPPGLEYRIVYNPTVFVRESVNAVIDTLWEAVGLVVLVVLVFLQSWRASVIPLLAIPVSLIGTFAVMAVLGFSLNMLSLFGLVLAIGIVVDDAIVVVENVERHIAAGLPPREAARKAMDEVTGAVIAIAFGLSAVFVPTAFISGISGQFYRQFALTIAVSTMLSAFNSLTLSPALCALLLKPHGERRDWFSRLWDRVLGRFFAAFNAGFERMTHGYARAVGWLVRRSVIGFAVYALLLVATAIGFSRVPTGFIPPQDAGYLIVAIQLPDGASLSRTDAVVRRASEIILDTPGVNNAVAFAGFSGATRANASNAAAIFVSQAPFEERAKHGPTADEIRQTLQERLGEITDADIFVIAPPPVRGLGTSGGFKLYVQDRGGRGLDALQEATDAYVDAARADSRLVGVFTPFRSATPQLYADIDRVKANKLDVPLGNVFDTLQVYLGSVYVNDFNRFGRTFQVRAQAESSFRDLPEDIMQLRTRNTAGEMVPLGSVLNIESRSGPDRVVRYNMFPAAEVNGDAAPGESQGTAMSIMEQLAQQILPEGMAIEWTDIAYQAKLAGNTALFIFPLCVLFVFLVHAAEYESWLLPLAIIMIAPMCLPFALAGTVLAGMDNNLITQIGFVVLIGLAAKNAVLIVEFAKQAEEEGKDRFTAAIEACRLRLRPILMTSFAFILGVVPLVRALGPGAEMRRALGTAVFSGMLGVTILGLFLTPVFYVTLRRFGRSLH; from the coding sequence GTGAGAATCTCGCACTTCTTCATCGACCGCCCGATCTTCGCGGCGGTCCTGTCGATCGTCATCGTCATCCTCGGCGCGCTCTCGTACAACGCGCTGCCGGTCGCACAGTACCCCGAGGTGGTGCCGCCGACGATCGTCGTGCGCGCGTCGTACCCCGGCGCGCCGCCCGAGGTGATCGCGGAGACCGTCGCGACGCCGATCGAGCAGGAGGTCAACGGCGTCGAGGACATGCTCTACATGTCCTCGCAGAGCACGACCGATGGTCAGATGACGCTGACCATCACCTTCAAGCTCGGCACCGACCTCGACAAGGCGCAGGTGCTCGTGCAGAACCGCGTCGCGACCGCCGAGCCGCGCCTCCCCGAGGAGGTGCGCCGCATCGGCGTCACGACGCTCAAGAGCTCGCCCGACCTGCTGATGGTCGTGCACCTGCTGTCGCCCGACGAGCGCTACGACCAGCTCTACATCGGCAACTACGCGCTCATTCAGCTGCGCGATCAGCTCGCGCGCATCGACGGCGTCGGCGAGGTCAGCCTGTTCGGCCTGCGCGAGTACAGCATGCGCGTCTGGCTCGACCCCGAGCGCCTCGCCGCACGCAACCTGGCGACGAGCGACGTCGTGCAGGCGCTGCGCGAGCAGAACGTGCAGGTCGCGTCCGGCATCATCGGCCAGCCGCCGGTCGGCAAGGAGGTCGCGTTCCAGCTCCCGGTGACCACGCTCGGACGTCTGCTCGAGCCCGAGCAATTCGAGAACGTGGTCATCAAGCGCGGCGAGGACGGACGCATCACGCGCCTGCGCGACGTCGCGCGCATCGAGCTCGGCGCGCGCGACTACGGCGTCAACAGCTACCTCGACAACCAGCCTGCGGTCGCGATGGCGATCCTGCAGCGTCCGGGCTCGAACGCGCTCGCGACCGCCGACGCCGTGCAGGCGAAGATGGACGAGCTCTCGAAGAGCTTCCCGCCGGGGCTCGAGTACCGGATCGTCTACAACCCGACGGTCTTCGTGCGCGAGTCGGTGAACGCGGTGATCGATACGCTGTGGGAGGCGGTCGGTCTCGTCGTCCTGGTCGTGCTGGTCTTCCTGCAGTCCTGGCGTGCGAGCGTCATCCCGCTGCTCGCGATCCCGGTGTCGCTGATCGGCACGTTCGCCGTCATGGCGGTGCTCGGCTTCTCGCTGAACATGCTGTCGCTGTTCGGCCTCGTGCTCGCGATCGGCATCGTGGTCGACGACGCGATCGTCGTCGTCGAGAACGTCGAGCGGCACATCGCCGCCGGGCTGCCGCCGCGCGAAGCGGCGCGTAAAGCCATGGACGAGGTGACCGGCGCGGTGATCGCGATCGCGTTCGGTCTCTCGGCGGTGTTCGTGCCGACCGCGTTCATCAGCGGCATCTCGGGTCAGTTCTACCGCCAGTTCGCGCTCACCATCGCGGTGTCGACGATGCTGTCGGCGTTCAACTCGCTGACGCTGAGCCCGGCGCTCTGCGCGCTGCTGCTCAAGCCGCACGGCGAGCGTCGCGACTGGTTCTCGCGCCTCTGGGACCGCGTGCTCGGCCGCTTCTTCGCCGCCTTCAACGCCGGCTTCGAGCGCATGACGCACGGCTACGCGCGCGCAGTCGGCTGGCTCGTGCGGCGCTCCGTGATCGGCTTCGCCGTCTACGCGCTGCTGCTGGTCGCGACCGCGATCGGCTTCTCGCGCGTGCCGACCGGCTTCATCCCGCCGCAGGACGCGGGCTACCTCATCGTCGCGATCCAGCTTCCCGACGGCGCGTCGCTCTCGCGCACCGACGCCGTCGTGCGCCGCGCGAGCGAGATCATCCTCGACACGCCCGGCGTCAACAATGCGGTCGCCTTCGCCGGCTTCTCCGGCGCGACGCGCGCCAATGCGTCGAACGCGGCGGCGATCTTCGTCAGCCAGGCGCCGTTCGAGGAGCGCGCCAAGCACGGTCCGACGGCCGACGAGATCCGCCAGACGCTGCAGGAGCGGCTCGGCGAGATCACCGACGCCGACATCTTCGTCATCGCGCCGCCGCCGGTGCGCGGCCTCGGCACGTCGGGTGGCTTCAAGCTCTACGTCCAGGACCGCGGCGGCCGCGGCCTCGACGCCCTGCAGGAAGCGACCGACGCCTACGTCGACGCCGCGCGCGCCGATTCGCGGCTCGTCGGCGTGTTCACGCCGTTCCGCTCGGCGACGCCGCAGCTCTACGCCGACATCGACCGCGTCAAGGCAAACAAGCTCGACGTCCCGCTCGGCAACGTGTTCGACACGCTGCAGGTCTACCTGGGCTCGGTGTACGTCAACGACTTCAACCGCTTCGGCCGCACCTTCCAGGTGCGCGCGCAGGCGGAGAGCAGCTTCCGCGACCTGCCCGAGGACATCATGCAGCTGCGCACCCGCAACACCGCGGGTGAGATGGTGCCGCTCGGCTCCGTGCTCAACATCGAGTCGCGCAGCGGCCCCGATCGCGTCGTGCGCTACAACATGTTCCCCGCCGCCGAGGTCAACGGCGACGCCGCGCCCGGCGAGAGCCAGGGCACGGCGATGTCGATCATGGAGCAGCTCGCGCAGCAGATCCTGCCCGAGGGCATGGCGATCGAGTGGACGGACATCGCCTACCAGGCGAAGCTCGCCGGCAACACGGCGCTGTTCATCTTCCCGCTCTGCGTGCTGTTCGTCTTCCTGGTGCACGCGGCCGAGTACGAGAGCTGGCTGCTGCCGCTCGCGATCATCATGATCGCTCCGATGTGTCTGCCGTTCGCGCTCGCCGGCACGGTGCTCGCGGGAATGGACAACAACCTGATCACGCAGATCGGCTTCGTCGTCCTGATCGGTCTCGCGGCGAAGAACGCGGTGCTGATCGTCGAGTTCGCGAAGCAGGCGGAAGAGGAAGGCAAGGACCGCTTCACCGCCGCGATCGAGGCCTGCCGCCTGCGTCTGCGGCCGATCCTGATGACCTCGTTCGCGTTCATCCTGGGCGTCGTGCCGCTGGTCCGCGCGCTCGGTCCGGGCGCCGAGATGCGGCGCGCGCTCGGCACCGCGGTGTTCAGCG